The Apus apus isolate bApuApu2 chromosome 1, bApuApu2.pri.cur, whole genome shotgun sequence nucleotide sequence ttatttttaaagtgcataattttaaaaggttgttGATAGGattgaagacaaaaaaaaaaaaaaagaatgggaaaGTTTATTGGGTGGAAAAAGTGTATATTCAGGTTGTATTTCTGCTGAACTATGTATTACACTTGAGAGAATGCTGTGCCATCTTGAGGTAGGAAGAGTTTGAGAGTTTCTCCCCCCTTCAAAAAGCACTGactgatttttttggtaaataagATAGGAATGCCAGCAGATACCATTGTTCCATCTGTGAAGATAcgtatatttttttcatgtttccatACATGCTAGAGATGTGTTCAGCTTCTAAGAATTGTATTAAAATGGTGCAAAGTTTCTACTTAGAGGTCTTTAATACGAGTGAGTACTGTTTGGTGGTAGTTCTTGGCACTTAAGCTTGCTCAGAATTTCTGCACTTTGTGTCCTAATGTTTGTCTGTGTTCTATATTCTCACACTGGGGAATCCGAGAGAAAATGTAAAGTTCTCTGCTGTCGATCATCTGGGAAATCTATACTTCTGTATTTGGAAtctatatttctgtatttggaaACAGAGAAGTAATTCCTGATTAATTCACTTAAATTATCCATTTTAATAGATTTATCCTGCTTGCTGTCTTCATAAAGAATTGTAGAAAAGGtcctgttctggtttggtttggtgggttttttagtaGCGGGAGAAGGGtgccaggagtggctccagtaagaagctgagaagctccctctgctccaaacccagccagggGAAAGAATAAACacaacacctgagcagagaagcacttaggggagaagagctgcgctggagaagaagagctgtgctgggaaaggagagtggtgctggtggttggtgaggaggaaagggaagaaggtgtcgaagcagaagtttccctgcaacattccctgaaggcgccagaAGGGGTGATCTTGGCCAgtgaacttggattttgtggccagaggatttgctgcctgtggactctgattacacagctttggaagaccccaggccaggggagtttgttcctgaagcagcccctgacgccgtgggaagcccaggctggagcagctcctgacctcgtgggaaggactcatgaaggagaggttcgtggaggactctctcccatgggagggaccccgtggggaggcagggaaggactgtaaggaatccttcttcctgaggaggaaggagcagcaggaagcaccagcctgtgaagtgactctaaaccccatcccctgtccccctgtgccgctggggggaaggagggagagaaactgggaacaaagggatttgggcctgggaagaagggaggggtggggtaacatatgcaagccctgctctgtgtgttgtctgtgtcccgtgggtgtttgattagtgtgaaattaaatcattattttttccccaagttaagtctgttttgcccgggaccttaatcggtgaagaaccgTCCTTGCCCTTTGTAATCGCCAATAATCAGCcagtaaaaaaattcagaatttaagtaatttatttgagataaatgagcaaacagcgctgggcggccgaAATAAACAGCGCTGGGCGACTGGGGAGTCGGTGCTCTACCAACGGTGCGCAAGCGGCTCCGTGCGGGGTcctttttatacagttctttttcccgccgttCCGGAGGTCCACCCCTTCATCCTTTTCCTGCCATTTTGGGGGGAGTCCACACCTCTCTCGGACTCTTCCCACCGTTTCGGGGGGGGGTCCAACCCCCtctcggaaaattccatcctCTGCGTTGTTGCCGCTACTCTCCGGGACTTGCACAGTCAATCAAAATGTTACACAACCCATGGTTGTATACACCAAGGTTATACAACCCATAATTCTATATACCTGATATGGCCGTTAGCATTTAGCATTACATAACAAGGTataacttccaacattaaccattgcataacagaacataactactaacatttaacaaacattgcagcttaACACCCAGCcacatacattcacatttgatcagcaaattaaattcctgaatCACCTATAACATCCTTTATCTCagcccaggagctttgtcctcctcatcccagagtgtgtgtgtgtgtgtgtgggagctgagtgagtggccatggggctgttcctttattgtcatgttgggcccaaaccacgacatttAATGgcgagccaggcaggagagagacaaggaaccatgaCAGGTCCccagtttactttttaaagcaaaggcACATTGGTCATGGTAGTGGGTTAAACGTACATCTTGCACATATACTCCTTCATAGGAGTTTGGTTTGTGATAACCTGACCACTTAACATTAATGTTCTTACTTAAGTAATCATTACAGGAAGCACAACCCATATGAATGCTCCTTAACTACCTTTTAAAACCTGTTGAAATGAGCAGTAGTTAGGATTCTATGTTGCTATTTAGGAACAAGTAGCTGAAAAAGGCCTGTGAAAGTACTTAGattaataatgtaaaaaaaaaaaaaaaaattatatgtacACATACACACCTGTAGCATGAATTCTAGGATTATCTTTCATAAAAGCaacaatatttttcagtatgGGTGACTTGATTTTAATTTGTAGGTCCTGAATCTTTATTCGGCAGACAGCCACAGAAGTAACTTCAACAATCACCAGTATTAATGGGACTACTTGCAAGTAATAAAGACTGTAGGAcataattaattatattaagCATTTCCACATTCTGCAGTTATTAAAAGGCATATAGTACTTTTCCCAGGTGAGAGATGATGATCATCTCATTGTTATAGATTGCGGCCCAATCATTGACAGGAACCAGCCCAATTAATCAAATTAGTTTATTAAGCAAGCGGCAGCAAGCAGAACAGCGCTGGGCGGCTGGGGAGTCTTTGCTCTGCCAACGGCGCGCACCCACTTCCCGGAAGGAGCTGATTATATACTCTTCTGATTCCCGTATGTGTGTCCTTCCTGGTATATTCTGTGTCTGAGCCACGTGTTGCTAGGGGGTCGGTCTTATCCTACCTCCTGGTGGTCGTGAGGCTGAAGGCTCCTCGTCTTCATCGGTGTCCTATGGGTGACCCTTTACAGCTTATCGCACAACTTAGCTCTTCCCTTTGGAGTGTTACAGCACACCAGATAGCTGTACTTTAGGTATGTGAAGTGTCAAAACATTGTGATTTTTCACCAGCCTTTAAGAAAGcctgatttgattaacaaacAGAGTTTTATTCATTACAATCCCCCCTTTTACCATTTTGTTCATCAAATCTTTTGGAGTTAGTTTTGGAGCTAATGTTTCTTCCATTGCTGATTCCTTATCTAATGGCTCATATTTAGCCCTGATAAGCATTAAATGGGCAGCTTCCAGTCTGCCCTTTACAATTTCAATTACTTTGTTCAATATACAAGGGCCAAATGTTAATCCCAATATTAATAGTATCATGGGTCCCGCAATGGTAGACAATAGTGTAGTCATCCATGGGGAATAATTGAACCACTAGTCATACCAactttgctgtgcttctctttctttctttcttttttctaatcctCGTAGTTTTTTCATGGTGTCTCTAACTACTCCAGCGTGATCTGCGTATACGCAGCATTCCTCATCTAGAGCAACACACAACCCCCCTTGCTGTGCAAACAGTAAGTCCAATCCTTGATGGTTTTGTAATGCTACTTCTGATAAGGATCTCAGGGAGGCTTCTAAAACACTAATAgatttctctactttttctaGGTCTTCATCTACAGCTGCTCTAAGGGAATTGAATTGTTGATTTTGTTGAATTAAGGAGCCTGTCCCTGTACCAACTCCAGTTGCACCTAAAGCTACCAGCGTAGCTACTGTTAGGGCTGTAAAGGGTTCTCGTTTATTCAAATGATGTTTTGGGACTGTTTGATATTCATAGGCAAATTCCTCTGGGTGATAGATAATTTTAGGAACTATTTACACTTGGATACAATAATCCTGGCTTTCATTGAATAATTTCAGGGATAAGCAAGGAGTTACTCCAGTGGAGGAGCAGACCCATTTGGTATTCTTTGCTGGTAATAACCAGTCAGCTGGTGGTTTCCTATTTGAGGGGATCATGGCTTTACACAAGTGCTTCTTATTGTGGGGCACGTTCCCAATGCACCTCCCTTGCCCGGTTACTTGAGCCAATGTAATTCCCTGGCTCTGACTGGTTTCGTTTTTCCACAGACATTGTGAGGGGTTTGACCCATTGATTCGTTTAGGGTTAGCAGTTATCCCAATTGCCTCATAAAAAGGTGGTCGAATGTTAtagcacagccagcagtgctctgtcaaGTTTGGATAAGTAGCATTCAATACTTGATAACTGGCACCAATTTCCAAAGAGAATTGCCCCTAGGTTCCTGGGTGTTAATATGTGTTGCTGATGTTGTAGTAGTCTCAGTATCTGTTCCATTACGTATCCCCTTATCCGACGAGAGGGATATTTCTCCCGCTAGTACCTCATTCGGTCCCACCAGATCAGGGTCATTAGGgactatttctttctttatgtaAATGAGTCCCCCTCTATCGGTTCCAGGTTCCCAATACCGTATTCCCCAAGTTCTTCCCAGAAGCCACCCCTCATCAAGAGGTTGTTGTATAGTTAATTCTAGATGGGTGCAATTTCCGGGACTGATAATTCCCCCAGATCGGTCACGATGGGGGGGCCTGCATCCCTCAGAGCCCCATTTAACTGTCAAATACCTatctggccctgctcctgggtTCCAATTTGAGGCGATCGTTTCACATCCCCAATAAGCACAATAATACTGGTTGGGAGCATTGCAATATGTTCTCCCGGGATTGGAGCTTGGACACAGATAATGCCCCATAAGATTTAAACAGGGTTTTATGGGAGCTAACTCACATaagtgtgttttaaatgttggtGCCCCAGGACTAGTGACAGTTTGAATCACGTGATGATCCTCCCACCTACTTAATGTCCATTTAAATGGTTGGTGAGAGTATCCGTGTACACTTACAAGATTTAGTAGAATTAGAATTAGAGTGTGTCGAGGAGGGTGGAAACCCGGGCGGTTGATAAGTTTAGTTTGAACACTCACTCCAGTTACCCAGTCCTTTTCAGTGCTATCACTCCTCCCGGGGCGTTTCGTGCGATTCCATTGGTTAACACTGAGGCAGTCCTCCCAGTGTCTTGGTACAGTCCCACTCTTTGGGTTCTGTTCTCCACAGTTTTTTACTCCTCTGCCTCGCTCGTCGACTCGGTTGTTTCGAGTCACGAGGGGTATCATCTTCTCGGCAGCAGGGGTAGTCTTCAGGagaataaatgcaatttttagTCGCTTGCTTCTGTGTATTTCAGGTGAATCGCACTGAACCCCTTTAAGTGTCTTGCAACAACACACTATAATAATGTCAATTACAAATGGAGCAGGTTCGCTAGGGTGATAGCAATACTACTTGGGTTTTATAGCCCGTGCAAATATCTCCCGCCATTCACTAGATTGCTCCTGGATTTCACcattaaatatttgtatgtcTAGAGCCAATTTGGTGAACTCACGCTCTTTGTCCCCACAAGGTTGGCAAACCCCTCGAGGGGGTATCCCGTAACGGCAATGGGTCCCCCACCGTTCTCAACAccctttacaaataaaacaaataaaaaggagaacagTTACAGCTCGGAATGTCACACTTGATTCTTATGTCCCCTGTATCAACCGTACCCCACCGATATGCTGCAGTCGCTCACTTGTACCACAGTTATATGTGTGTCCATTTACAACCTCCTGAAGTCAATCTTCAGATCTCCAGGTGGGCTTGTGACTTCCCAAGAATAGTCTTTTAATGGTCCTTTTACACGGCTCGCACGGGtccagcctctctctgctgtccgGATGGCTGTTTCTGTGGTGAGTAAAACGAGATAAGGCCCTTCCCAACGGGGGGTTAATGAGGACTCTTTCCATTATTTGATTAGCACTTTGTCTCCTGGCTTTATGTCATGCATGGCTACATCCAAGGGGGGTCTCTGTACTACTAAGCCCTTATTCCGCAGCTTTACTCTCTAGCCATGAGTTGAATTATATAAGGTctaatttctgaattttcaagTTGGGGGTGGTCCTGTGGAATTTCTAAATCGTATGGCATCCCATATAACATTTCAAAGGGGGAAAATCCTACATCAGTTCGGGGCTGTGTTCTTATATTCAATAGTGCTAAGGGGAGGCACTTTACCCATGACATCTAGGTTTCTAACATCAATTTTGtgagctgtttctttatttccccattTACTCTTTCTACCTTTCCCGAGCTTTGTGGATGCCAGGGAGTATGATATTCCCATTTTGTCCCCAAAGAGGAGAGAGCTTCCCTTGCTATTTTTGAAACAATATGGGAGCCCCTATCAGAGTCTATTACCTCAATGGATCCATACCTAGGGATTATATTTTCCAGCAAAGTCTTCACTACGGTTTGAGTGGTGGCTCTAGCTGTCGGGAATGCTTCCACAAAGTGGGTTAGGTGGTCTATGATTACTAATAAGTACTTATATCATCCCACCTTTGGAAGTTCAGTGAAATCCAGCTGGATTTTAGCAAATGGTCTGTGAGCCAGTTCTCTTCCCCCCAGGGCTTTTTCCCGTAACTGATGTTTATTGACCCTTTTGCATGTCATACATTCGCTAACTATTCTCTTTGCTATATTGTATACACCAATGCACTTATACTTTGTGGCAAACTGATCTACTAAAGCCTGAGTTCCCCAATGGGTGTTCTCATGGATTTTTTGCATGATTTTCAAGGCCAGAGGTTTTGGGAGAACTTCCCGGCCATCCGGGAGtttccactttcctttttctgtctccctgATTCCCATCCGAGTCAGCTTATCTTTTTCCTGCACTGTAAAACTCAGGATTGAGTGAATTTTTCCGTGTAGATGGTAATGGTTATACTTGGGGTTGTCACATTCATCATAAATTAGACATCTGCAAGGGACTGCATCGATTCCAAAATCCTTCCAACACTCATAACATGGGAATTCGTCCAATTCCTTTCCACAAGTTATACAGTCCTCCCGAGTTCTTTTAGTCTGGATCACCATTAATGCCgctctttttgcttcttgatCAGCAAGATTGTTTCCTCTGACTAATGGGCTTAATGCTTTTTGGTGTCCTTTTAAATGTACTATGGCTATTCCCGCTGGTCCTCGTAATGCTTGTAAGACCTGGATTATTAATTCCTGATGTATTAATCCTTTTCCTTGAGAATTTATTAAAcccctttcttcccaaatttttccaaaagtatgCACTACGCCAAAGGCATATTTTGAATCCGTATATATGGTTCcaattttaccttttaaaagtTGCAAGGCTCTTAATACAGCATATAGTTCACAAGCCTGTGCAGACCAACTAGGACTCAGAGGTCCTGATTCTATTACACTAAATGTTTTTCCATCAATGATTACAAAtcctgattttctctttccttcaacTACCCGGGATGATCCAtctaaaaacagcttttctccttctccaagtTCTTCCTCGTCTAAATCTGGTCTGATTTTCGTTTGCTCCTCAATGTTGTAAAGGCAATCatgatttattttgtcactCGGCTCCCCATACAAAaactgtgctggattctgcacgCTTGTTACCTCGAGTTCCAGCTTGGGCGAGGAGATTAGGATGCCTTCATATTTTAGGAGCCGGGCGTCTGTTATCCATTTGTCAGCTTTTTGTTGCAGAATTCCCCTGATGTTGTGAGGTGATAATACCCTCAATTCTCCTCCAAAGGTAATTTTATGGGCTTCCTCTACCAAAAGGGCTTCGGCTACTATTGCTTGAAGGCAGGTAGGCCAACCCCTACTTATGGGGTCCAGGAGTTTAGATAGGTATCCCAcaggtttctttcttcctgcccaTTCTTGTGCTAATACCCCAAATGCGGTCCCTTCATCCCAATCAACATTGATAAATAGATAAAATGGTTTCTTTACATCTGCCAGGCTCAAAACTGGGGCGTTTACTAAATCAGTTTTTAGTGTTTCTAATTGTTTATCATCATCCTCCGACCATTTCAATAATCCATCCTTAGTTAATTTGGTATAGAGGAACTTCACCTTTTTGCTGTAGTTCTCAATCCATTGCCTGCAATAGCCAAAGAGACCTAATAATTGCCTAACCTGTCTTTTAGTTCTAGGAGCTGGTAATGACAATAGGCCATTCACCCTTCCGGGGTCTAATTTCTTAGTTCCCTTGCTTAATCTGTGTCCCAGATATTTCACTTCCTTCTCAACAAACTGTAGTTTTGATTTTGATGCCTTCAATCCTTGTAAACTCAAAAAAATTAGTAACTTAATACTCTCCTGCCTCACTTTTTCTTCGCTATTACCAGCTAGGAGCAAATCATCCA carries:
- the LOC127380209 gene encoding uncharacterized protein LOC127380209, with amino-acid sequence MIPLVTRNNRVDERGRGVKNCGEQNPKSGTVPRHWEDCLSVNQWNRTKRPGRSDSTEKDWVTGVSVQTKLINRPGFHPPRHTLILILLNLVSVHGYSHQPFKWTLSRWEDHHVIQTVTSPGAPTFKTHLCELAPIKPCLNLMGHYLCPSSNPGRTYCNAPNQYYCAYWGCETIASNWNPGAGPDRYLTVKWGSEGCRPPHRDRSGGIISPGNCTHLELTIQQPLDEGWLLGRTWGIRYWEPGTDRGGLIYIKKEIVPNDPDLVGPNEVLAGEISLSSDKGIRNGTDTETTTTSATHINTQEPRGNSLWKLVPVIKY